The following are from one region of the Magallana gigas chromosome 4, xbMagGiga1.1, whole genome shotgun sequence genome:
- the LOC105340000 gene encoding protein bicaudal D isoform X2: MSEINTSDLTPDELRREIERLQVELQETTQEKLQAAEYGLAVLEEKERLRLQIEEIEGHYETVKHELDCAKEALSKHQDTFRKQQKSGIHHEDSVLQEAATREESYKSTLIEYETELKTCKQALERFSSENERLNSALLECQQHNDSLEEQRRQIKNEIREYKIRENRNLVDYAELEDENINLQKQVSQLKQSQVEFEAMKHEVKRLQEEADDLNVQLDDAVNLKKIVDKNYEEAIAALQHEREQKHALKKELDTRLNQESMFNLSNLAQLGGLTEGLPRSMHQDNGVAPEEDDSENPSLRRLQADFKKDDTKSPVKPGPGKVNDILSEIQENEVKKLEQLLEQSESEKSELQNALEEAQKLIEDTQRDLIEQKSRADQLKAQISSVISSPESPGVEESLEELIAKESDPEKRALLEMKKNLFSNEKKYSTALSEISHLQSEINKLQEKGHSGSKQGNKEFDSAINDLRSKCNQYEELIKDLEKDLKTMTLAAGEAQGSLNTTQDELVRVTEELAQLYHLVCEVTGETPSRVMLDHAKASSQLARQENGEEKEEEKDDEKSDETSPKTKSKKSKSKKDISSSESKGDPISCYKLSETIMDQVKYLKRAVEHLMEVSRQRGDDSESSDVLELQEQIVKLKAMLSTKREQIATLRSVLKANKSTAEIALANLKQKYENEKVIVTETMMKLRNELKALKEDAATFASLRAIFAKRCDEYVTQLDEQQRQLISAEEEKKTLNSLLRMAIQQKLTLTQRLEDLEFDRERRTMRRQDGGGGRGRSKTASKVSHSHNSYPDDRHGGARSYHHNFRRDY, encoded by the exons GCCTTAAGTAAACACCAGGACACTTTTCGGAAGCAGCAGAAGTCCGGGATCCACCATGAGGACTCGGTCCTACAGGAAGCTGCCACGCGGGAAGAAAGTTACAAGTCCACCCTCATCGAGTACGAGACAGAACTCAAGACCTGCAAGCAGGCGCTCGAGCGCTTCTCATCTGAAAACGAGCGCCTGAACTCGGCACTGCTCGAGTGTCAGCAGCACAACGACAGCCTGGAGGAACAGAGGCGGCAGATCAAGAACGAGATTCGCGAGTACAAGATCCGAGAGAACAGGAATCTCGTGGACTACGCCGAGCTCGAGGATGAGAACATCAACCTCCAGAAGCAGGTGTCTCAACTCAAGCAGAGCCAGGTGGAGTTCGAGG CTATGAAGCATGAAGTAAAGCGACTCCAAGAAGAGGCAGATGACCTAAATGTACAGCTGGATGATgctgtcaatttaaaaaaaattgtggacaAAAACTACGAGGAAGCAATCGCAGCTCTCCAACATGAGCGAGAGCAAAAACACGCCCTCAAAAAGGAACTGGACACCAGGCTTAATCAGGAGTCCATGTTTAATTTGAGTAACCTCGCTCAGCTGGGGGGTCTCACAGAGGGGCTACCCAGGTCGATGCATCAAGACAACGGGGTCGCCCCAGAGGAGGACGACAGTGAAAATCCGTCCCTGCGAAGGTTACAGGCAGATTTCAAGAAGGACGACACAAAGTCACCTGTCAAGCCTGGGCCGGGTAAGGTAAATGACATTCTGAGTGAGATCCAGGAGAACGAGGTGAAGAAGTTGGAACAGCTATTGGAGCAGAGTGAGTCAGAGAAGTCGGAGCTTCAGAATGCCCTCGAGGAGGCTCAGAAACTCATTGAGGACACACAGAGGGACCTCATCGAGCAGAAGAGTCGGGCCGATCAATTGAaggcccagatttcctctgtgATAAGTTCCCCGGAATCTCCAGGAGTGGAGGAATCTTTGGAAGAACTTATTGCTAAGGAGAGCGATCCGGAGAAGAGGGCTCTGCTCGAGATGAAGAAGAACTTGTTCTCCAATGAGAAGAAATACTCAACAGCTCTGTCTGAGATTAGCCACTTACAGAGCGAGATCAATAAACTTCAGGAAAAAGGTCATAGTGGTTCAAAGCAAGGTAACAAGGAGTTTGACAGTGCAATCAATGATTTGAGGAGCAAGTGTAATCAATATGAAGAGCTGATCAAAGATTTGGAGAAAGATCTGAAGACGATGACCCTGGCTGCTGGAGAAGCTCAAGGCAGTCTGAACACGACTCAGGACGAGTTAGTCAGGGTTACAGAGGAGCTTGCACAGCTTTATCATCTCGTGTGTGAAGTCACAGGTGAAACACCAAGCCGAGTCATGTTGGACCATGCCAAGGCATCGTCACAACTGGCGCGGCAAGAGAATGGTGAGGAGAAAGAAGAGGAGAAAGATGATGAAAAATCAGATGAGACTTCACCAAAGACCAaatctaaaaaatcaaaatccaagaaaGACATTTCTAGTAGTGAAAGTAAGGGAGATCCTATCTCCTGCTACAAACTGTCAGAGACAATCATGGATCAAGTGAAATATCTCAAGCGAGCTGTGGAACATCTCATGGAGGTGTCCCGACAGCGTGGAGACGACTCGGAGAGTTCGGACGTTTTGGAGTTGCAAGAACAAATTGTTAAACTCAAAGCCATGTTGTCCACCAAGAGAGAACAAATTGCCACACTCAGGAGCGTGCTCAAAGCCAACAAGTCCACTGCCGAGATCGCTCTGGCCAATCTCAAACAGAAGTACGAGAACGAGAAGGTCATTGTTACAGAAACCATGATGAAACTCAGAAATGAGCTCAAGGCACTCAAGGAAGACGCGGCTACGTTTGCCTCGCTGAGAGCCATTTTTGCCAAACGGTGCGACGAGTATGTCACTCAGCTCGACGAGCAACAGCGACAGTTGATCAGTGCCGAAGAGGAGAAGAAAACTCTGAACTCGCTGCTGCGTATGGCGATTCAGCAGAAACTGACGCTGACGCAGCGCCTTGAGGATCTGGAGTTTGACCGGGAGAGGCGGACCATGCGGCGACAAGATGGGGGTGGAGGAAGGGGGCGGAGTAAGACGGCGTCCAAAGTAAGTCACTCCCACAACTCATATCCTGACGACCGGCACGGGGGCGCGAGGTCTTATCACCATAACTTCAGGCGAGATTATTAG
- the LOC105340000 gene encoding protein bicaudal D homolog 2 isoform X5 yields the protein MSEINTSDLTPDELRREIERLQVELQETTQEKLQAAEYGLAVLEEKERLRLQIEEIEGHYETVKHELDCAKEALSKHQDTFRKQQKSGIHHEDSVLQEAATREESYKSTLIEYETELKTCKQALERFSSENERLNSALLECQQHNDSLEEQRRQIKNEIREYKIRENRNLVDYAELEDENINLQKQVSQLKQSQVEFEAMKHEVKRLQEEADDLNVQLDDAVNLKKIVDKNYEEAIAALQHEREQKHALKKELDTRLNQESMFNLSNLAQLGGLTEGLPRSMHQDNGVAPEEDDSENPSLRRLQADFKKDDTKSPVKPGPGKVNDILSEIQENEVKKLEQLLEQSESEKSELQNALEEAQKLIEDTQRDLIEQKSRADQLKAQISSVISSPESPGVEESLEELIAKESDPEKRALLEMKKNLFSNEKKYSTALSEISHLQSEINKLQEKGHSGSKQGNKEFDSAINDLRSKCNQYEELIKDLEKDLKTMTLAAGEAQGSLNTTQDELVRVTEELAQLYHLVCEVTGETPSRVMLDHAKASSQLARQENGEEKEEEKDDEKSDETSPKTKSKKSKSKKDISSSESKGDPISCYKLSETIMDQVKYLKRAVEHLMEVSRQRGDDSESSDVLELQEQIVKLKAMLSTKREQIATLRSVLKANKSTAEIALANLKQKYENEKVIVTETMMKLRNELKALKEDAATFASLRAIFAKRCDEYVTQLDEQQRQLISAEEEKKTLNSLLRMAIQQKLTLTQRLEDLEFDRERRTMRRQDGGGGRGRSKTASKQYV from the exons GCCTTAAGTAAACACCAGGACACTTTTCGGAAGCAGCAGAAGTCCGGGATCCACCATGAGGACTCGGTCCTACAGGAAGCTGCCACGCGGGAAGAAAGTTACAAGTCCACCCTCATCGAGTACGAGACAGAACTCAAGACCTGCAAGCAGGCGCTCGAGCGCTTCTCATCTGAAAACGAGCGCCTGAACTCGGCACTGCTCGAGTGTCAGCAGCACAACGACAGCCTGGAGGAACAGAGGCGGCAGATCAAGAACGAGATTCGCGAGTACAAGATCCGAGAGAACAGGAATCTCGTGGACTACGCCGAGCTCGAGGATGAGAACATCAACCTCCAGAAGCAGGTGTCTCAACTCAAGCAGAGCCAGGTGGAGTTCGAGG CTATGAAGCATGAAGTAAAGCGACTCCAAGAAGAGGCAGATGACCTAAATGTACAGCTGGATGATgctgtcaatttaaaaaaaattgtggacaAAAACTACGAGGAAGCAATCGCAGCTCTCCAACATGAGCGAGAGCAAAAACACGCCCTCAAAAAGGAACTGGACACCAGGCTTAATCAGGAGTCCATGTTTAATTTGAGTAACCTCGCTCAGCTGGGGGGTCTCACAGAGGGGCTACCCAGGTCGATGCATCAAGACAACGGGGTCGCCCCAGAGGAGGACGACAGTGAAAATCCGTCCCTGCGAAGGTTACAGGCAGATTTCAAGAAGGACGACACAAAGTCACCTGTCAAGCCTGGGCCGGGTAAGGTAAATGACATTCTGAGTGAGATCCAGGAGAACGAGGTGAAGAAGTTGGAACAGCTATTGGAGCAGAGTGAGTCAGAGAAGTCGGAGCTTCAGAATGCCCTCGAGGAGGCTCAGAAACTCATTGAGGACACACAGAGGGACCTCATCGAGCAGAAGAGTCGGGCCGATCAATTGAaggcccagatttcctctgtgATAAGTTCCCCGGAATCTCCAGGAGTGGAGGAATCTTTGGAAGAACTTATTGCTAAGGAGAGCGATCCGGAGAAGAGGGCTCTGCTCGAGATGAAGAAGAACTTGTTCTCCAATGAGAAGAAATACTCAACAGCTCTGTCTGAGATTAGCCACTTACAGAGCGAGATCAATAAACTTCAGGAAAAAGGTCATAGTGGTTCAAAGCAAGGTAACAAGGAGTTTGACAGTGCAATCAATGATTTGAGGAGCAAGTGTAATCAATATGAAGAGCTGATCAAAGATTTGGAGAAAGATCTGAAGACGATGACCCTGGCTGCTGGAGAAGCTCAAGGCAGTCTGAACACGACTCAGGACGAGTTAGTCAGGGTTACAGAGGAGCTTGCACAGCTTTATCATCTCGTGTGTGAAGTCACAGGTGAAACACCAAGCCGAGTCATGTTGGACCATGCCAAGGCATCGTCACAACTGGCGCGGCAAGAGAATGGTGAGGAGAAAGAAGAGGAGAAAGATGATGAAAAATCAGATGAGACTTCACCAAAGACCAaatctaaaaaatcaaaatccaagaaaGACATTTCTAGTAGTGAAAGTAAGGGAGATCCTATCTCCTGCTACAAACTGTCAGAGACAATCATGGATCAAGTGAAATATCTCAAGCGAGCTGTGGAACATCTCATGGAGGTGTCCCGACAGCGTGGAGACGACTCGGAGAGTTCGGACGTTTTGGAGTTGCAAGAACAAATTGTTAAACTCAAAGCCATGTTGTCCACCAAGAGAGAACAAATTGCCACACTCAGGAGCGTGCTCAAAGCCAACAAGTCCACTGCCGAGATCGCTCTGGCCAATCTCAAACAGAAGTACGAGAACGAGAAGGTCATTGTTACAGAAACCATGATGAAACTCAGAAATGAGCTCAAGGCACTCAAGGAAGACGCGGCTACGTTTGCCTCGCTGAGAGCCATTTTTGCCAAACGGTGCGACGAGTATGTCACTCAGCTCGACGAGCAACAGCGACAGTTGATCAGTGCCGAAGAGGAGAAGAAAACTCTGAACTCGCTGCTGCGTATGGCGATTCAGCAGAAACTGACGCTGACGCAGCGCCTTGAGGATCTGGAGTTTGACCGGGAGAGGCGGACCATGCGGCGACAAGATGGGGGTGGAGGAAGGGGGCGGAGTAAGACGGCGTCCAAA CAGTATGTATGA